A stretch of the Bacillus anthracis str. Vollum genome encodes the following:
- the comJ gene encoding competence protein ComJ: MELTISYSQLMLMNYDGEQPYVDWTDEDFERGYAKADGTVIFEALSDYTCEVKVTPGKHIEKEEVVRTVAVPFTVENECIVVTSILSNKFQIPIPNGEYTVVLQATPLEEPTDDELYKIQYEFFFESKE; the protein is encoded by the coding sequence ATGGAGTTAACAATTTCTTATTCGCAATTAATGTTAATGAACTATGATGGTGAGCAGCCTTACGTTGACTGGACGGATGAAGATTTTGAAAGAGGTTATGCGAAGGCAGATGGAACTGTTATTTTTGAAGCACTTTCTGATTATACTTGTGAAGTAAAAGTGACCCCAGGGAAACATATTGAGAAAGAAGAAGTGGTTAGAACGGTTGCAGTTCCTTTTACAGTTGAAAATGAATGTATCGTTGTAACAAGTATTCTTTCAAATAAATTTCAAATCCCTATTCCAAATGGTGAGTATACAGTTGTCTTACAAGCAACTCCTCTTGAAGAACCAACGGATGATGAATTATATAAAATACAATACGAATTCTTTTTTGAAAGTAAAGAATAA